From a region of the Oncorhynchus tshawytscha isolate Ot180627B linkage group LG14, Otsh_v2.0, whole genome shotgun sequence genome:
- the LOC112267175 gene encoding forkhead box protein G1-like, whose amino-acid sequence MLNMEDLKAPVRFFHKSSFSISSLLFRREGVMSDDGAVLDGHLSRKHISSGPSTRPKEVCAQDGTYDLHGDKNCHKEYAVQEDKRLSRNGKREDGEDTDGVGEVKTSGGVEGKAKPEKPPFSYNALIMMAIRQSPERRLTLNGIYEFIMGNFPYYQENRQGWQNSIRHNLSLNKCFVKVPRHYDDPGKGNYWMLDPSSEDVFIGGTTGKLRRRSTAGTQTKLAIKRGARLTSTTAAGLAFTGSFYWPVPSFLNIQPPANSHSGMGSCVGPNHSNYATSILSQRSHHMSAINAGADRLFQTNQESSYFGMGAGAQYRRHHQMSAATTFASSSLPCTLSLPNPCSFNLLNRQASYFYSHHQVPHPATFNTWCQDEYPSTKASPAGPIYSGKNGPSDCLGSLCAEFPNYFPSISPMSSLNTNLSWDAGK is encoded by the coding sequence ATGTTGAACATGGAGGATTTGAAAGCTCCTGTCAGATTTTTCCACAAGTCTTCATTCAGCATCAGCAGCCTGCTGTTTCGACGAGAGGGAGTGATGAGTGATGACGGTGCCGTGCTGGATGGGCATCTTTCCAGAAAACACATTTCTTCGGGGCCATCTACTAGGCCTAAAGAAGTTTGTGCTCAAGATGGAACATACGATTTACATGGAGACAAGAATTGTCATAAAGAATACGCAGTCCAAGAAGACAAACGACTCTCCAGAAATGGAAAAAGGGAAGACGGAGAAGATACCGATGGAGTGGGAGAGGTGAAGACATCTGGAGGAGTAGAGGGAAAAGCTAAACCGGAGAAACCTCCTTTCAGCTATAACGCATTGATAATGATGGCTATTCGCCAGAGCCCGGAGCGAAGGCTTACCCTCAACGGCATTTACGAGTTCATCATGGGCAACTTCCCTTACTATCAAGAAAATAGACAAGGATGGCAGAATTCAATCCGGCATAACCTGAGTTTGAACAAGTGCTTCGTCAAAGTACCTCGCCATTATGATGACCCAGGCAAAGGCAACTACTGGATGCTTGACCCTTCAAGCGAGGATGTGTTCATAGGTGGCACAACTGGTAAACTCCGGCGCCGTTCCACGGCGGGCACCCAGACAAAGCTGGCAATAAAACGGGGTGCCCGTTTGACCTCCACCACTGCCGCAGGGCTGGCGTTCACTGGGTCCTTTTATTGGCCGGTGCCATCGTTTCTAAACATTCAACCTCCTGCGAACTCACACTCGGGCATGGGGTCATGTGTAGGGCCCAATCACTCCAACTATGCCACCTCGATCCTTTCTCAACGGTCACACCACATGAGTGCCATAAATGCTGGAGCAGACCGACTCTTCCAAACAAACCAGGAGTCATCGTATTTTGGCATGGGTGCAGGCGCGCAATACCGTCGTCATCACCAAATGAGCGCAGCCACAACATTCGCCTCTTCATCGTTGCCATGCACTTTGTCTCTCCCTAACCCTTGTTCCTTTAACTTGCTCAACCGACAAGCTAGTTATTTTTACTCGCATCACCAGGTACCCCACCCGGCGACATTCAATACATGGTGCCAGGATGAGTACCCCTCAACCAAGGCATCTCCAGCCGGACCGATTTACTCCGGAAAAAATGGGCCATCGGATTGCTTGGGGAGTTTGTGTGCGGAGTTCCCTAATTATTTTCCCTCAATCAGCCCCATGAGCTCCCTCAACACCAATCTTTCTTGGGATGCAGGGAAATGA